A genomic region of Azoarcus sp. KH32C contains the following coding sequences:
- a CDS encoding response regulator transcription factor, which produces MATEQWVAIVDDDEAFRKSLERVFRSAGFHVESFGGAESFLAGYIPKDEACIILDLRMPFVGGLELHERMKARGIDLPVIIYTGNADVPVTVRAMQAGTFAVLEKPLSNELLIEQVRLAIASTRGRRARRGQIAVARARLALLTERERETALHLVDGLSAREVADRLGISPRTVEAHRMNLFRKLEIKSGAELSRLFVLAELGDV; this is translated from the coding sequence ATGGCCACCGAACAGTGGGTCGCGATCGTCGATGATGACGAGGCGTTCCGCAAGTCGCTCGAGCGCGTGTTCCGCTCGGCCGGTTTTCACGTCGAATCCTTCGGCGGCGCCGAATCCTTCCTCGCCGGCTACATCCCGAAGGACGAGGCCTGCATCATCCTCGACCTGCGCATGCCCTTCGTCGGCGGCCTCGAACTGCACGAGCGCATGAAGGCACGCGGCATCGACCTGCCTGTGATCATCTACACCGGCAACGCCGACGTGCCCGTCACCGTCCGCGCGATGCAGGCTGGCACCTTCGCCGTCCTCGAAAAGCCCCTCAGCAATGAGTTGCTGATCGAGCAGGTGCGCCTCGCGATCGCGAGCACTCGCGGCCGCCGCGCCCGTCGCGGCCAGATCGCCGTCGCGCGTGCCCGCCTGGCGCTGCTCACCGAGCGCGAACGCGAAACCGCGCTCCACCTCGTCGACGGCCTGTCCGCGCGCGAGGTCGCCGACCGCCTGGGCATCAGCCCGCGCACCGTCGAAGCCCACCGCATGAACCTCTTCCGCAAGCTGGAAATCAAGTCCGGCGCCGAACTCTCCCGGCTCTTCGTGCTCGCCGAGTTGGGCGACGTGTAG
- a CDS encoding DUF494 domain-containing protein, with protein MFDILVYLFENYVHATACPESDQLARKLSAAGFEQDEISEALEWLTGLRNLGTTSPLLMTPAAGAIRLYSAEEQTRLDADCRGFLAFLENAGTLDAATREIIIERTLALDGFNVSLGRLKVIVLMVLWQRELPIDGLIVDELLGEDFEDEGLLPQ; from the coding sequence ATGTTCGATATCCTGGTCTATCTCTTCGAGAATTACGTTCACGCCACCGCCTGTCCGGAGTCGGACCAGCTTGCGCGCAAGCTCTCGGCCGCCGGATTCGAGCAGGACGAAATCAGCGAAGCGCTGGAGTGGCTCACCGGCCTGCGCAACCTCGGCACGACCTCGCCGCTGCTGATGACGCCCGCGGCGGGCGCGATCCGTCTGTATAGCGCCGAGGAGCAGACGCGTCTGGACGCGGACTGCCGCGGCTTCCTCGCCTTCCTGGAGAACGCGGGTACGCTCGACGCGGCGACGCGCGAAATCATCATCGAACGCACGCTGGCGCTTGACGGCTTCAACGTCAGCCTGGGGCGCCTGAAGGTGATCGTGCTGATGGTGCTGTGGCAACGCGAGCTGCCGATCGACGGATTGATCGTCGACGAACTGCTGGGCGAAGACTTCGAGGACGAAGGACTGCTGCCGCAGTAA
- the def gene encoding peptide deformylase, producing the protein MALLPILRYPDPRLHIRAKPVEAVDDSIRQLVKDMAETMYEAPGIGLAATQVDVHKRVVVIDISEDRSQLQVFINPEIIEKSGEHVGEEGCLSVPGIYETVCRAEHVRVRALDSEGKPFELEADGLLAVCIQHELDHLEGKVFVEYLSPLKLNRIKTRLAKKARITA; encoded by the coding sequence ATGGCGCTATTACCGATTCTTCGTTATCCCGACCCGCGTCTGCACATCCGTGCCAAACCGGTCGAGGCGGTCGACGACTCGATCCGGCAACTCGTCAAGGATATGGCTGAGACCATGTACGAGGCGCCGGGAATCGGGCTCGCCGCGACGCAGGTCGACGTACATAAACGCGTCGTCGTGATCGATATCAGCGAGGACCGGTCGCAGCTGCAGGTCTTCATCAACCCCGAAATCATCGAGAAATCGGGCGAGCATGTCGGCGAGGAAGGCTGCCTGTCGGTGCCCGGCATCTACGAAACGGTGTGTCGTGCCGAACACGTGCGCGTGCGTGCGCTCGACAGCGAGGGCAAGCCTTTCGAGCTCGAAGCCGACGGACTGCTCGCCGTGTGCATCCAGCACGAACTGGATCACCTCGAGGGCAAGGTCTTCGTCGAATACCTGTCGCCGCTGAAGCTGAACCGCATCAAGACGCGGCTCGCCAAGAAAGCGCGGATCACCGCGTGA
- a CDS encoding DNA topoisomerase III: protein MSKQLIIAEKPSVAQDIARALGGFTKEKDYFESDEYVLSSAVGHLLELVVPEEYEVKRGKWTFAHLPVIPPQFALKPIEKTDDRLKLLTRLIKRKDVTGLINACDAGREGELIFNFIAQHAKTDKPVSRLWLQSMTANAIREGFAHLRSAQEVEGLRSAAVCRAESDWLIGINGTRAMTAFNSKTGGFHLTTVGRVQTPTLAIVVEREQKIRQFKPRDYWELEASFGCQAGSYAGRWFDENFKKAEGDEHATAFRLWDKTRAEAIKAKCDGKPGQVSEESKPSTQLSPLLFDLTSLQREANGRFGFSARVTLQIAQALYEKHKVLTYPRTDARALPEDYLGTVKDVMRALPDAYAPFANEIAKQGWVKPNKRIFNNAKISDHFAIIPTGTVPKSLSEAEHKIYDLVTRRFLSVFYPAAEYRVTTRITRVAGEAFKTEGKVLVNPGWLAVYGKEGVKDDEDGTGGGAQLVAVQPNETVSTDDLVVKSLVTKPPARYNEATLLSAMEGAGKMVDDEELRAAMAERGLGTPATRAQIIEGLIAEQYIHREGRELIPSAKAFSLITLLKGLDVSALTSPELTGEWEHKLSQMERGQLSRPEFMREIAEMAREVVERAKRYESDTVPGDFVTLSTPCPKCGSVVKENYKKFACQACDWSAWKIVAGRQFEIDEIETLLRTGRVGPLVGFRSKMGRLFNAEIKLNDDKQPEFDFGQPKDDGEGAEAVDFSGQEALGPCPKCASPVYEHGMAYVCEKSVGPEKSCDFRSGKVILQQPVEREQMAKLLADGRTDLLKGFVSTRTKRKFSAFLVRGADGKVGFEFEPKAPKAGAKGKAGNGKPAEGGTDEAAGKGGEKAAPATAAKKPATRRRSAES, encoded by the coding sequence ATGAGCAAGCAACTGATCATCGCGGAAAAGCCCTCGGTCGCGCAGGACATTGCTCGCGCACTGGGCGGCTTCACGAAGGAAAAGGACTACTTCGAGTCGGACGAGTACGTCCTGTCGTCCGCGGTCGGCCACCTGCTGGAACTGGTCGTCCCCGAGGAATACGAGGTCAAGCGCGGCAAATGGACCTTCGCCCACCTGCCGGTGATCCCGCCGCAGTTCGCGCTCAAACCGATCGAAAAGACCGACGACCGCCTGAAGCTGCTGACGCGGCTCATCAAGCGCAAGGACGTCACCGGCCTCATCAACGCCTGTGACGCGGGACGCGAGGGCGAACTGATCTTCAATTTCATCGCGCAGCACGCGAAGACCGACAAGCCGGTGTCGCGCCTGTGGCTGCAGTCGATGACGGCCAACGCGATCCGCGAGGGCTTCGCGCACCTGCGCTCGGCGCAGGAGGTCGAGGGCCTACGCTCGGCTGCCGTGTGCCGCGCCGAGAGCGACTGGCTGATCGGCATCAACGGCACGCGGGCGATGACCGCGTTCAACTCCAAGACCGGTGGCTTCCACCTGACCACGGTCGGGCGCGTACAGACACCGACGCTCGCGATCGTCGTCGAGCGCGAGCAAAAGATCCGCCAGTTCAAGCCGCGCGACTACTGGGAACTTGAAGCGTCCTTCGGCTGCCAGGCCGGCAGCTACGCGGGCCGCTGGTTCGACGAAAATTTCAAGAAGGCCGAGGGCGACGAGCACGCGACGGCCTTCCGGCTGTGGGACAAGACGCGCGCCGAGGCGATCAAGGCCAAGTGCGACGGCAAACCGGGCCAGGTCAGCGAGGAATCCAAACCCTCGACCCAGCTCTCGCCGCTGCTCTTCGACCTGACGAGCCTGCAGCGCGAGGCGAACGGCCGCTTCGGCTTCTCGGCCCGGGTGACCTTGCAGATCGCGCAGGCGCTGTACGAGAAGCACAAGGTGCTGACCTATCCGCGTACCGACGCGCGCGCGCTGCCCGAGGACTATCTCGGCACGGTCAAGGACGTGATGCGGGCGCTGCCGGACGCGTATGCGCCTTTCGCGAACGAGATCGCGAAGCAGGGCTGGGTGAAGCCGAACAAGCGGATCTTCAACAACGCGAAGATTTCGGATCACTTCGCCATCATCCCGACCGGCACCGTGCCGAAGAGCCTGTCGGAGGCCGAACACAAGATCTACGATCTGGTGACGCGCCGCTTCCTGTCGGTGTTCTATCCGGCCGCCGAATACCGCGTGACGACGCGGATCACGCGCGTCGCGGGTGAAGCGTTCAAGACCGAGGGCAAGGTGCTCGTCAATCCGGGCTGGCTCGCGGTGTACGGCAAGGAAGGCGTCAAGGACGACGAGGATGGTACCGGCGGCGGCGCGCAGCTCGTCGCGGTGCAGCCCAACGAGACGGTGTCGACGGACGACCTCGTCGTGAAGAGCCTCGTCACGAAGCCGCCCGCACGCTACAACGAAGCGACGCTGCTGTCGGCGATGGAAGGCGCGGGCAAGATGGTCGATGACGAGGAACTGCGCGCGGCGATGGCCGAGCGCGGCCTCGGCACGCCGGCGACGCGGGCGCAGATCATCGAAGGGCTGATCGCGGAGCAGTACATCCATCGCGAGGGCCGCGAGCTGATCCCGAGCGCGAAGGCGTTCTCGCTGATCACGCTGCTGAAGGGCCTCGACGTGTCGGCGCTGACTTCGCCGGAACTGACCGGTGAGTGGGAGCACAAGCTCTCGCAGATGGAACGCGGCCAGCTGTCGCGGCCCGAGTTCATGCGCGAGATCGCCGAGATGGCACGCGAAGTCGTCGAGCGCGCGAAGCGCTATGAATCCGACACCGTGCCGGGCGATTTCGTCACGCTGTCGACGCCCTGCCCGAAGTGCGGCAGCGTGGTGAAGGAGAATTACAAGAAGTTCGCCTGCCAGGCCTGCGACTGGAGCGCGTGGAAGATCGTGGCCGGGCGCCAGTTCGAGATCGACGAGATCGAAACGCTGCTGCGCACCGGCCGCGTCGGCCCGCTGGTGGGCTTCCGCAGCAAGATGGGGCGACTGTTCAACGCCGAGATCAAGCTCAACGACGACAAGCAGCCCGAGTTCGATTTCGGCCAGCCGAAGGACGACGGCGAGGGCGCGGAAGCGGTCGACTTCTCGGGCCAGGAAGCGCTCGGCCCGTGCCCGAAGTGTGCGTCGCCGGTGTACGAGCACGGCATGGCCTACGTCTGCGAAAAGTCAGTGGGACCCGAAAAATCCTGCGATTTCCGCTCCGGCAAGGTCATTCTGCAGCAACCGGTCGAGCGCGAGCAGATGGCGAAGCTGCTTGCCGACGGGCGCACCGACCTGCTGAAGGGCTTCGTATCGACGCGCACGAAGCGCAAGTTCTCGGCCTTCCTGGTACGGGGCGCGGACGGCAAGGTCGGCTTCGAATTCGAACCGAAGGCGCCGAAGGCCGGCGCGAAAGGCAAGGCGGGCAACGGCAAACCGGCTGAAGGCGGCACGGACGAGGCAGCCGGCAAGGGCGGAGAAAAGGCGGCCCCGGCCACCGCGGCGAAGAAGCCGGCCACGCGCCGGCGCAGCGCAGAAAGCTGA
- a CDS encoding TonB-dependent siderophore receptor, whose protein sequence is MQPTSCYTGLLPAALLVLSCPASGQSLESEQAFFEPLPVVLTVSRMPKPQRETPAAITILDRDLIRATGYRDIGRLLRLVPGMQIAQETGNDQWVSYHGPGTDYPRQVQLLLDGRPLYAPYFGGAFAGGIPIAIEDIERIEVVRGTDSAAYGSQAFDGIVNIITRHTSEETGSAVMLRGGTNGIAGGSARAVGQQGPLGLRLTVQRERDDGMGGLHDDRTTNRANLRGDLRISTYDEITMAAGVMHSDRERGYDNTQFNSNPKRKAAMHSEFVQLRWRHAPTSDEEFVLSTNYAREKARDEWKISSRGLQGLGVPLVEVPVNENNATTRHNLEFEHHFTASDRLRLGWGAEWRRDEFVSPFLLYNDPKQSQDTSRLYGNSEWHFANEWLLNAGLMAENAQYDQTRLSPRVFLNWLPDTAQSWRIGYTRAYRQPGIFDRNADVRIYVPGTTLLLQQRQIANPDIEPPRIDAFELGFLGQLPDGRAQIDVRLFHEETRDQIRRQAVDVPATNPFQAIVQHFLPPSQWVNRDDAIRVEGIEYQLQVRPWEGGQLLFSHTVIRAQSDEEAIRRSVAPYTASLTWLQRSGPWQSTLTLLRSGPVDAGNGFTPSYRYSVPAYTTADASIARHFVLDGGQRVEVRLTGINLLGKHQELANYPLQRLAGDRPVNRVEPQVALSVTTEF, encoded by the coding sequence ATGCAACCCACTTCCTGCTATACAGGACTGCTTCCAGCCGCCCTACTCGTCCTGTCCTGCCCGGCTTCGGGCCAGTCCCTCGAATCCGAACAGGCATTCTTCGAACCTCTGCCCGTCGTGCTGACGGTGTCGCGGATGCCGAAGCCGCAACGCGAGACGCCCGCCGCGATCACGATCCTGGATCGCGACCTGATCCGTGCGACCGGCTACCGCGACATCGGGCGCCTGCTGCGGCTGGTGCCAGGGATGCAGATCGCGCAGGAAACCGGCAACGACCAGTGGGTGAGCTATCACGGACCGGGCACCGATTACCCGAGGCAGGTGCAGTTGCTGCTCGACGGGCGTCCGCTGTATGCGCCGTACTTCGGAGGCGCCTTCGCCGGGGGAATCCCGATCGCGATCGAGGACATCGAGCGCATCGAGGTCGTGCGCGGCACCGATTCGGCCGCCTACGGCTCGCAGGCCTTCGACGGCATCGTCAACATCATCACGCGCCACACTTCCGAGGAGACCGGCAGCGCGGTCATGCTGCGCGGCGGCACCAACGGCATCGCGGGGGGCAGCGCACGCGCCGTGGGCCAGCAGGGGCCGCTCGGCCTGCGCCTGACGGTGCAGCGCGAACGTGACGACGGCATGGGCGGACTGCACGATGACCGCACGACCAACCGCGCGAATCTGCGCGGCGACCTGCGCATCAGCACCTACGACGAGATCACGATGGCCGCCGGCGTGATGCACAGCGATCGCGAACGCGGCTACGACAACACCCAGTTCAACAGCAATCCGAAGCGCAAGGCAGCGATGCACTCGGAGTTCGTGCAGCTGCGCTGGCGCCACGCACCGACGAGCGACGAAGAGTTCGTGCTGTCGACGAACTACGCGCGCGAGAAGGCGCGCGACGAGTGGAAGATCAGCAGTCGCGGTCTACAGGGGCTCGGGGTGCCGCTGGTCGAAGTGCCGGTCAATGAGAACAACGCGACGACGCGTCACAACCTCGAGTTCGAACATCATTTCACCGCCTCCGACCGGCTGCGGCTGGGATGGGGCGCGGAATGGCGCCGCGACGAATTCGTTTCGCCCTTCCTGCTCTACAATGACCCGAAACAGTCGCAGGACACGTCCCGGCTGTACGGCAACAGCGAATGGCACTTCGCAAACGAGTGGTTGCTGAACGCCGGCCTGATGGCCGAAAACGCCCAGTACGACCAGACGCGGCTGTCGCCGCGGGTATTCCTGAACTGGCTGCCCGACACCGCCCAGTCCTGGCGCATCGGCTACACGCGCGCCTACCGCCAGCCCGGCATCTTCGATCGCAATGCCGACGTGCGCATTTACGTTCCCGGCACGACGCTGCTGCTGCAACAGCGCCAGATCGCGAATCCCGACATCGAGCCGCCGCGCATCGATGCCTTCGAGCTGGGCTTCCTCGGCCAGCTGCCCGACGGCCGCGCGCAGATCGACGTGCGCCTCTTCCACGAGGAAACGCGCGACCAGATCCGCCGCCAGGCGGTCGACGTGCCGGCGACGAACCCCTTCCAGGCGATCGTGCAGCACTTCCTTCCGCCGTCGCAGTGGGTCAATCGCGACGACGCGATCCGTGTCGAGGGCATCGAGTACCAGTTGCAGGTGCGTCCTTGGGAAGGCGGGCAGCTGCTTTTCAGCCACACGGTGATCCGGGCGCAATCGGACGAAGAGGCGATCCGCCGCAGCGTCGCCCCCTACACCGCGAGCCTGACCTGGCTGCAGCGCAGCGGGCCGTGGCAGAGCACACTGACGCTGCTGCGCAGCGGTCCGGTCGATGCCGGCAACGGCTTCACGCCGAGCTACCGCTACAGCGTGCCGGCCTACACGACCGCGGATGCGAGCATCGCACGCCACTTCGTGCTCGATGGCGGTCAGCGCGTGGAGGTGCGCCTGACGGGGATCAACCTGCTCGGAAAACACCAGGAATTGGCGAACTACCCGTTGCAGCGCCTGGCCGGCGACCGGCCGGTGAATCGCGTCGAGCCGCAGGTGGCCTTGAGCGTGACGACGGAATTCTGA
- a CDS encoding LysM peptidoglycan-binding domain-containing protein, producing MTRIIFSLLFSVATLLSSGAIAAPAALADNAPDSYTVVRGDTLWGISGRFLKEPWRWPEVWRLNREQIRNPHLIYPGQIIVLDRSGPYLTIGRRVGEQKLQPQVYNEPLETAIATIPMQAIEPFLTKPLVIDEARLAQAGTIVATETSRVYMGPGDTIFAKNIKGEQKVWQVFRPAKPLVDPQTHEVLGYEAAFLGTARVTEPGTPATLEIVESVEEVGTGDRLIEAGAPEVFSYVPHAPDKAVEGRLIGIYRGVTETGRNSVVTLNIGSRDGLERGHVLALHRNRGAVVYKDDEGNKESFVLPEKRFGLAMVFRVFDRVAYALVMDTDGPATIGDSVRKP from the coding sequence ATGACCCGCATTATATTCTCTCTCCTGTTCAGCGTTGCGACCCTTCTCAGCTCCGGCGCAATCGCGGCCCCCGCTGCCTTGGCTGACAACGCGCCAGACAGCTACACCGTGGTACGCGGCGACACGCTGTGGGGCATTTCCGGTCGCTTCCTGAAGGAGCCCTGGCGCTGGCCGGAAGTGTGGCGCCTGAATCGCGAGCAGATCCGCAATCCGCATCTGATCTATCCGGGACAGATCATCGTTCTCGACCGCAGCGGCCCCTATTTGACGATCGGCCGGCGCGTCGGCGAGCAGAAACTCCAGCCGCAGGTCTATAACGAACCGCTCGAAACGGCGATCGCGACGATCCCGATGCAGGCGATCGAACCCTTCCTGACGAAGCCGCTGGTGATCGATGAGGCGCGCCTCGCGCAAGCCGGCACCATCGTCGCCACGGAAACCAGCCGCGTGTACATGGGCCCGGGCGACACGATCTTCGCGAAGAACATCAAGGGCGAGCAGAAGGTGTGGCAGGTCTTCCGCCCCGCCAAGCCGCTGGTCGACCCGCAGACCCACGAAGTGCTGGGCTACGAAGCCGCCTTCCTCGGCACGGCGCGGGTGACCGAGCCGGGCACGCCGGCAACGCTGGAAATCGTCGAATCCGTCGAGGAAGTCGGGACCGGCGACCGCCTCATCGAAGCCGGCGCGCCTGAAGTCTTCTCGTATGTGCCGCATGCGCCGGACAAGGCGGTCGAAGGCCGCCTGATCGGCATCTATCGCGGTGTCACCGAGACCGGCCGCAACAGCGTCGTCACCCTCAACATCGGTAGCCGCGACGGTCTGGAACGCGGCCACGTGCTCGCGCTGCATCGCAATCGCGGGGCGGTCGTGTACAAGGACGACGAGGGCAACAAGGAATCCTTCGTGCTGCCCGAAAAGCGCTTCGGCCTCGCGATGGTGTTCCGCGTCTTCGATCGCGTTGCCTACGCGCTGGTGATGGACACCGACGGTCCGGCCACGATCGGCGACAGCGTCCGCAAGCCCTGA
- a CDS encoding hydrogen peroxide-inducible genes activator has protein sequence MTLTDLRYLIALAHERHFGRAAEKCHVSQPTLSVAIKKVEDELGVQLFERSATEVKITATGQRIVAQSEKVLMEAAQIHEIAAAGKDPLSGPLRLGVIFTIGPYLLPRMIPRVHRLAPRMPLIITENYTTRLLEALKRGELDVIVLSLPFEEAGIVAQPVYDEPFRVLMPADHPWTAHESIEPDRLSDEHLLLLGAGNCFREQVLEVCPHCRSVSGLQRTLEGSSLETIRHMVATGLGVTVLPSSAADELPGQNNLVAVRPFADPEPSRRVVLAWRVTYPRSGAIDVLRTAILESQLPGVRPIGRAVPLESGTVSAVA, from the coding sequence ATGACTCTGACCGACCTCCGCTACCTCATCGCCCTGGCCCACGAGCGCCATTTTGGCCGCGCGGCCGAAAAATGCCACGTCAGCCAGCCGACCCTGTCGGTGGCGATCAAGAAAGTCGAGGACGAACTCGGCGTGCAGCTCTTCGAGCGCAGCGCGACCGAGGTGAAGATCACCGCCACCGGTCAGCGCATCGTTGCACAGTCGGAAAAGGTCCTGATGGAAGCCGCGCAAATCCACGAGATCGCGGCGGCCGGCAAGGATCCGCTGTCCGGTCCGCTGCGCCTCGGCGTGATCTTCACGATCGGCCCCTACCTGCTGCCGCGTATGATTCCGCGCGTGCATCGGCTCGCGCCGCGCATGCCGCTCATCATCACCGAAAACTACACCACGCGCCTGCTCGAAGCGCTCAAACGGGGCGAACTCGACGTCATCGTGCTGTCGCTGCCGTTCGAAGAGGCTGGCATCGTCGCACAGCCGGTCTACGACGAACCCTTCCGCGTGCTGATGCCCGCCGACCACCCGTGGACGGCCCACGAAAGCATCGAACCTGACCGCCTTTCCGACGAACATCTGCTGCTGCTCGGCGCCGGCAACTGCTTCCGCGAACAGGTACTCGAAGTCTGCCCGCACTGCCGCAGCGTCAGCGGCCTGCAACGCACGCTCGAAGGCAGCTCGCTCGAAACCATCCGCCACATGGTCGCGACCGGCCTCGGCGTCACGGTGCTGCCCAGTTCCGCTGCGGATGAGCTGCCCGGACAGAACAACCTCGTCGCCGTCCGCCCCTTCGCCGATCCCGAACCTTCGCGTCGCGTCGTGCTCGCTTGGCGCGTGACCTATCCGCGCAGCGGCGCCATCGATGTGTTGCGCACCGCCATCCTCGAAAGCCAGCTCCCCGGCGTGCGGCCGATCGGCCGCGCAGTGCCGCTCGAAAGCGGAACGGTCAGCGCCGTGGCGTGA
- the dprA gene encoding DNA-processing protein DprA, which yields MEDDLAAWLRLTLLPGLGPERQRTLLAAFGLPEQIFRASRSSLASVVGGEAADLLLAAPDRTRIDAALKWAREPGNHVVTLGDPRYPQALLEIPDPPVLLYVKGDPGLLQSAGLAMVGARSATPAGLANAEAFAANLAAADLTIVSGLALGIDAAAHQGTLSVPEGRTVAVIGTGADRVYPAKHQTLAREIAARGAIVSEFPLGTPPLPHNFPRRNRIIAGLARGVLVVEAALGSGSLITARLATDCGREVFAIPGSIHSPLARGCHRLIRDGAKLVETAEDVLEELAWSAPAAVRRDAGRSPAVPGSRSRRNSREPATAPAGLQLEIPQGPPEHAIVLDALGHDPLDIDTLATRCSLTLDALYAILLPLELDGQITRLPGGRFQRL from the coding sequence GTGGAGGACGATCTCGCCGCCTGGCTGCGGCTCACCCTCCTTCCCGGCCTCGGCCCCGAACGCCAGCGCACCTTGCTCGCCGCGTTCGGGCTGCCCGAACAAATCTTCCGTGCGAGCCGCAGCAGCCTCGCCAGCGTCGTCGGCGGCGAAGCGGCCGACCTGCTGCTCGCGGCGCCGGATCGGACCCGCATCGACGCCGCGCTGAAGTGGGCGCGCGAACCCGGCAACCACGTCGTCACTCTCGGCGACCCGCGCTACCCGCAAGCGCTGCTTGAGATTCCCGATCCTCCGGTACTGCTCTATGTGAAGGGTGATCCGGGGCTGCTGCAGAGCGCGGGCCTTGCGATGGTCGGCGCGCGTTCGGCGACCCCTGCCGGCCTCGCCAACGCCGAAGCCTTCGCCGCCAATCTGGCCGCGGCAGACCTGACGATCGTCAGCGGCCTTGCATTGGGCATCGACGCGGCGGCACATCAGGGCACCCTGAGCGTGCCCGAGGGGCGCACGGTGGCGGTGATCGGCACCGGTGCGGATCGCGTCTATCCGGCAAAACATCAGACGCTCGCGCGCGAAATCGCGGCACGGGGCGCGATCGTCAGCGAATTCCCGCTCGGCACGCCGCCGCTGCCGCATAACTTTCCGCGTCGCAACCGCATCATTGCCGGGCTCGCCCGCGGTGTGCTGGTCGTCGAAGCGGCGCTGGGCAGCGGTTCGCTGATCACGGCGCGCCTCGCGACCGATTGCGGTCGCGAGGTCTTCGCGATTCCCGGTTCGATTCACTCGCCGCTCGCGCGCGGCTGCCACCGCCTGATACGGGACGGCGCGAAGCTGGTCGAGACTGCCGAAGATGTCCTCGAGGAGCTCGCCTGGAGCGCGCCGGCAGCGGTGCGACGCGACGCCGGTCGGTCGCCAGCGGTCCCGGGCTCGCGTAGCCGCCGCAATTCCCGCGAACCGGCTACGGCACCGGCGGGACTGCAGCTCGAAATCCCGCAAGGCCCGCCTGAACATGCCATCGTCCTTGACGCGCTAGGCCACGATCCGCTCGACATTGACACGCTGGCGACACGTTGCAGCTTGACGCTCGATGCGCTCTACGCCATTCTGCTTCCGCTGGAGCTCGACGGACAGATCACCCGACTGCCGGGCGGGCGCTTCCAGCGCCTCTGA
- a CDS encoding NAD(P)/FAD-dependent oxidoreductase, translated as MSAPLVIVGTGMAGYGVLRALRHVDTRQPVWIAAADDGAAYAKFELATALAQRREAGQLVVATAEQMAYRFGATVEPHCRVVAIDRERRVVRTQTSGRASGEQAYSRLVLATGAEAVRPSAMRGSAADRILTVSSLAEYTYLRSELAGRKRVVVLGGDLPGCELAGNLLRGGCEVTLLEPQNRLLCDSFPTLCAGRIEQDLRSAGVSLWIEDGIHRIEQRGYDLEITTLSGLRLIAEVVVAALGSRPRSTLAREAGLDVASAIVVNGQMRSSDEHIFAVGECAQMANRVFAHVDDIEESVRVLAGGLTGGRNRMLRWHPRSRRMQTGCSEAVICEPPRGLDGEWHECATGRGVRALFHDRSGKLRGFALVGATTDETHRLLSGVGHWWSG; from the coding sequence ATGAGTGCTCCCCTTGTCATCGTCGGAACGGGCATGGCCGGATACGGCGTGTTGCGGGCATTGCGCCACGTGGATACGCGCCAGCCAGTGTGGATCGCCGCCGCCGACGACGGCGCCGCCTACGCGAAGTTCGAACTCGCCACCGCCCTTGCCCAACGCCGCGAAGCAGGCCAGCTGGTGGTCGCGACCGCCGAGCAGATGGCCTACCGCTTCGGCGCGACGGTCGAGCCGCATTGCCGCGTCGTCGCCATCGACCGCGAGCGCCGCGTCGTGCGTACCCAAACCAGCGGGCGGGCCAGCGGGGAGCAAGCCTATTCCCGCCTCGTCCTCGCGACCGGAGCCGAAGCCGTGCGCCCTTCCGCGATGCGCGGCAGCGCCGCCGACCGCATCCTGACCGTCAGCAGCCTGGCCGAATACACCTACCTGCGCAGCGAACTGGCGGGCCGCAAGCGCGTCGTGGTGCTCGGCGGGGACCTGCCGGGGTGCGAGCTCGCAGGAAACCTGCTGCGCGGCGGCTGCGAAGTGACGCTCCTCGAACCGCAAAATCGCCTGCTTTGCGACTCCTTCCCGACGCTTTGCGCCGGTCGCATCGAGCAGGACCTGCGATCAGCGGGCGTGAGTCTATGGATCGAAGACGGCATCCATCGCATCGAGCAGCGTGGCTATGACCTCGAGATCACGACCCTCTCCGGCCTCCGCCTCATCGCGGAGGTCGTCGTCGCGGCCCTCGGCAGCCGGCCGCGCAGTACGCTCGCGCGCGAGGCCGGCCTCGACGTCGCCTCCGCCATCGTCGTCAACGGCCAGATGCGAAGCTCGGACGAGCACATTTTCGCGGTCGGCGAATGCGCGCAGATGGCAAACCGCGTCTTTGCGCATGTCGACGACATCGAGGAGAGCGTGCGCGTGCTGGCCGGGGGCCTGACGGGAGGGAGAAACCGCATGCTCCGCTGGCATCCCCGCTCACGACGCATGCAGACCGGTTGCAGCGAGGCCGTGATCTGCGAGCCGCCGCGCGGACTCGACGGCGAATGGCACGAGTGCGCCACGGGCCGCGGCGTGCGCGCGCTGTTCCATGACCGCAGCGGGAAGTTGCGCGGCTTCGCGCTGGTCGGTGCGACCACCGACGAGACGCATCGCCTGCTGTCCGGCGTCGGGCACTGGTGGTCCGGCTGA